In one Lachnospiraceae bacterium GAM79 genomic region, the following are encoded:
- the trpD gene encoding anthranilate phosphoribosyltransferase → MITEAIATVVNGENLDKEMAAAVMDEIMSGEATQAQIGSFLTALHIKGETIDEITAFAEIMRKHCGEFTPDVDEEIDIVGTGGDCAGTFNISTVSSLVTAAGGGKVAKHGNRAASSKCGTADCLEALGVNIAADCKVSEACLKDLGTCFLFAQKYHTAMRFVGAPRKEIKIPTVFNILGPLANPAKANLQLLGVYDASLVDSLAKVLSNLGVKRGMVVHGNDGLDEISAVTTTTVCEFNDGTFNTYTLDPTAYGFTLCDKAELVGGTPEENAQITKDILSGKITDGKRTAVILNAGAALHITNRISLEEGFALAADILANGSGLKKLEDFIAATNA, encoded by the coding sequence ATGATTACAGAGGCAATTGCAACAGTAGTAAATGGTGAAAATCTAGACAAAGAAATGGCTGCGGCCGTTATGGATGAAATTATGAGCGGAGAAGCAACACAGGCACAGATTGGAAGCTTCTTAACAGCCCTTCATATTAAAGGTGAAACAATCGATGAGATCACAGCATTTGCTGAGATCATGAGAAAACACTGTGGTGAATTTACACCGGATGTCGATGAGGAGATCGACATCGTAGGAACCGGCGGAGACTGTGCAGGGACCTTTAACATCTCAACTGTTTCCTCATTAGTAACAGCCGCAGGCGGTGGTAAGGTGGCAAAGCATGGCAACCGTGCAGCATCCAGCAAATGCGGAACAGCCGACTGCCTGGAAGCCCTTGGCGTCAACATCGCAGCAGACTGTAAAGTCAGCGAAGCCTGTCTGAAGGATCTTGGTACCTGCTTCTTATTTGCACAGAAATATCACACAGCAATGCGATTTGTCGGCGCTCCAAGAAAAGAGATCAAGATTCCTACAGTATTCAATATCTTAGGACCTCTTGCAAATCCAGCAAAAGCAAATCTTCAGTTACTCGGTGTCTATGATGCCTCCCTCGTTGATTCGCTTGCAAAAGTACTCAGCAACCTCGGTGTAAAACGTGGTATGGTCGTTCATGGAAACGACGGTCTGGATGAAATCTCAGCGGTTACAACAACAACTGTATGTGAATTCAACGATGGCACATTTAACACCTATACCTTAGACCCAACCGCATACGGCTTCACCCTCTGTGACAAAGCCGAACTGGTCGGTGGTACACCGGAAGAAAATGCACAGATCACAAAGGATATCTTATCCGGCAAGATCACAGATGGCAAGCGTACAGCCGTTATCTTAAATGCCGGTGCGGCTTTGCATATCACAAACCGGATCTCACTTGAAGAAGGCTTCGCCCTTGCAGCCGATATTCTGGCAAATGGCAGCGGTCTGAAGAAGCTGGAAGACTTTATAGCAGCAACAAACGCTTAA
- a CDS encoding chorismate-binding protein, producing MIRPTLNEAKEYAKQGYHMVPVCYEMLSDIITPINLLKKLKAENEHCYILESVENQELWGRYTFLGYSPKLDITCMNGTLTLKDENGAVIKEASGIHPEVFIREVLKDYKSPKIEGFPTFTGGLVGYFSYDYLKYSEKKLVLDAKDEEGFQDVDLMLFDKVIAFDNVRSKLILIANAGTANIEEGYQKALQDIKEMKELILHGAEADIPAPVLKTEFKPLFDKEAYCRMVEKAKHYIYEGDIFQVVLSNRLEAEMEGSLFDTYRLLRSTNPSPYMFYFDGDTIEVAGASPETLVKVEDGVLHTFPLAGTRPRGKTKVEDLELEKSLMADEKELAEHNMLVDLGRNDLGKVSQFGTVEVERYMSIQRYSHVMRIGSTVRGTLREDLDAISAVDAVLPAGTLSGAPKIRACEIINELENNKRGIYGGAIGYIDFSGNLDTCIAIRIAYRKGHKVFVRSGAGIVADSVPANEFQECINKAKAVTDALINSQKIRGDEA from the coding sequence ATGATACGACCAACACTTAACGAAGCAAAAGAATATGCGAAACAGGGATATCACATGGTTCCGGTCTGTTATGAGATGCTCTCTGATATCATCACTCCGATCAATCTGTTGAAGAAACTGAAAGCGGAAAATGAGCATTGCTACATTCTGGAAAGCGTGGAGAATCAGGAGCTCTGGGGAAGATACACCTTCCTTGGATACAGTCCAAAACTGGATATCACCTGTATGAACGGAACACTGACATTAAAGGATGAGAACGGAGCAGTCATCAAAGAGGCCTCCGGCATCCATCCGGAAGTCTTTATCCGTGAGGTTTTAAAAGATTATAAGAGTCCGAAGATCGAAGGCTTCCCTACCTTCACCGGCGGACTGGTTGGATATTTCTCTTATGACTATCTGAAATACAGTGAAAAGAAGCTGGTGCTTGATGCAAAGGACGAGGAAGGATTTCAGGATGTCGACCTGATGTTATTTGACAAGGTGATCGCATTTGACAATGTAAGATCCAAGCTGATCCTGATCGCCAATGCCGGCACAGCAAATATCGAAGAAGGATATCAGAAAGCCTTACAAGATATCAAAGAAATGAAAGAACTCATTCTCCATGGCGCAGAAGCCGATATTCCTGCTCCCGTTCTTAAGACAGAATTCAAACCATTATTTGACAAAGAAGCCTACTGCCGGATGGTAGAAAAGGCAAAGCACTATATATATGAAGGAGATATTTTCCAGGTCGTGCTTTCCAACCGACTGGAAGCCGAAATGGAAGGAAGCCTGTTCGATACCTACCGGCTGCTCCGAAGCACAAACCCATCTCCTTACATGTTCTACTTTGACGGTGACACGATCGAGGTTGCCGGGGCTTCCCCTGAAACTCTGGTCAAGGTAGAGGATGGCGTTCTCCATACATTTCCTCTGGCAGGCACAAGACCAAGAGGAAAGACAAAGGTCGAAGATCTGGAACTGGAAAAGAGCCTGATGGCAGATGAAAAGGAACTTGCAGAACACAATATGTTAGTGGATCTCGGAAGAAATGATCTCGGAAAGGTCAGTCAGTTTGGAACGGTCGAAGTCGAACGATATATGTCCATCCAGCGTTATTCACACGTTATGCGTATCGGCTCCACCGTACGCGGAACACTCCGTGAGGATCTGGATGCGATCTCCGCTGTCGATGCGGTTCTTCCGGCCGGAACCTTATCCGGTGCACCGAAGATCCGGGCATGTGAGATCATCAACGAGCTTGAAAATAACAAACGAGGTATTTACGGCGGCGCGATCGGTTATATCGATTTTTCAGGAAATCTGGATACCTGCATCGCGATCCGAATCGCATACCGCAAGGGGCATAAAGTATTTGTCCGTTCCGGTGCCGGCATTGTAGCCGACAGTGTACCGGCAAACGAATTCCAGGAATGCATCAACAAAGCAAAAGCCGTAACGGATGCATTGATTAATTCTCAGAAGATACGAGGTGACGAAGCATGA
- the trpB gene encoding tryptophan synthase subunit beta: MSKGRFGIHGGQYIPETLMNAMLELEEAYKKYKDDPEFNRELTELLNEYAGRPSRLYYAKRMTEDLGGAKIYLKREDLNHTGAHKINNVIGQMLLAKRMGKTRVIAETGAGQHGVATATVAAMMGMECEIFMGKEDTIRQALNVYRMKLLGAKVHPVETGTGTLKDAVSETFREWTSRIDDTHYVLGSVMGPYPFPEMVRDFQAVISKEIKEQLMEKEGRLPDAVLACVGGGSNAIGAFYNFIPDKSVRLIGCEAAGRGIDTFETAATINTGRLGIFHGMKSYFCQDEFGQIAPVYSISAGLDYPGIGPEHAYLHDIGRAEYVAVTDDEAVDAFEYLSKIEGVIPAIESAHAVAYAMKLAPQMDKDQIMVINISGRGDKDVAAIARYRGEDLYE, translated from the coding sequence ATGTCAAAAGGACGTTTTGGAATCCATGGCGGACAGTACATACCGGAAACACTGATGAACGCCATGCTTGAGCTTGAAGAAGCATATAAGAAATACAAAGATGACCCGGAATTCAACCGGGAGCTGACAGAACTGTTAAATGAATACGCCGGCAGACCTAGCCGTCTGTACTATGCCAAGAGAATGACAGAGGATCTCGGCGGTGCAAAGATCTACCTGAAGCGCGAGGACTTAAACCATACCGGAGCACATAAGATCAACAATGTTATCGGTCAGATGCTCCTTGCAAAACGAATGGGTAAGACAAGAGTTATCGCCGAGACAGGAGCCGGTCAGCACGGTGTTGCAACTGCTACAGTTGCTGCCATGATGGGTATGGAATGTGAAATCTTCATGGGCAAGGAAGACACCATCCGTCAGGCTTTAAATGTCTACCGTATGAAATTATTAGGAGCAAAGGTTCACCCGGTAGAAACCGGTACAGGTACATTAAAGGATGCCGTTTCCGAAACCTTCCGTGAATGGACTTCCAGAATCGATGATACTCATTATGTTCTGGGTTCTGTTATGGGACCTTATCCTTTCCCTGAGATGGTTCGTGATTTTCAGGCTGTTATCAGCAAGGAGATCAAGGAACAGCTTATGGAGAAGGAAGGCAGACTACCGGATGCCGTTCTCGCCTGTGTCGGCGGCGGTTCCAATGCGATCGGTGCATTCTATAACTTTATTCCGGATAAGAGCGTTCGCCTGATCGGATGTGAAGCGGCCGGACGTGGAATTGATACATTTGAGACAGCTGCAACGATCAATACCGGAAGACTTGGTATCTTCCATGGTATGAAGTCCTACTTCTGTCAGGATGAATTTGGACAGATCGCACCGGTTTATTCTATTTCCGCAGGTCTTGACTATCCGGGAATCGGACCGGAACATGCATACCTGCATGACATCGGCAGAGCAGAATATGTCGCTGTTACAGATGATGAAGCTGTTGATGCATTTGAATATCTGTCCAAGATCGAGGGTGTTATCCCTGCGATCGAGAGTGCTCATGCAGTTGCCTATGCAATGAAGCTTGCACCACAGATGGACAAAGACCAGATCATGGTTATTAACATTTCAGGACGAGGCGATAAAGACGTTGCCGCCATCGCCAGATACAGAGGGGAGGATCTCTATGAGTAA
- the trpA gene encoding tryptophan synthase subunit alpha, translated as MSNIKNAFKNGKAFIPFVTCGDPDLETTEQIVYAMVEAGADLIELGIPFSDPTAEGPVIQGANIRALANHVTTNDVFDLVRKLRKTVTIPMVFMTYANVVFSYGSEKFISICKEIGIDGLILPDIPYEEKDEFDGICKKYDLDLVSMIAPTSHDRISMIAKEANGFIYCVSSLGVTGTRSKITTDIGAMTKLVKAATDTPCAIGFGISTPEQAKEMAAHADGVIVGSAIVKLCAKYGRDCVPYIKDYVASMKDAIR; from the coding sequence ATGAGTAATATTAAAAATGCATTCAAAAACGGAAAGGCGTTCATCCCATTTGTTACATGTGGTGACCCTGATCTTGAAACAACAGAACAGATCGTATATGCCATGGTAGAAGCAGGTGCAGACCTGATCGAACTTGGTATCCCATTCTCAGATCCAACCGCAGAAGGCCCTGTTATCCAGGGTGCAAATATCCGCGCACTCGCAAACCATGTTACGACAAATGATGTATTTGACCTTGTAAGAAAGCTCCGTAAGACAGTTACCATTCCTATGGTATTTATGACTTATGCAAATGTTGTCTTCTCTTACGGCTCTGAAAAATTTATCAGCATTTGTAAGGAGATCGGCATTGATGGACTGATCCTGCCGGATATCCCTTATGAGGAAAAGGATGAGTTCGACGGTATCTGTAAGAAGTATGATCTGGATCTGGTATCCATGATCGCACCAACCTCTCACGACCGTATCAGCATGATCGCAAAGGAAGCAAATGGATTTATCTACTGTGTTTCTTCTCTCGGCGTTACCGGAACAAGAAGCAAGATCACGACCGATATCGGTGCTATGACCAAGCTGGTCAAAGCCGCAACGGATACTCCGTGTGCGATCGGCTTCGGAATCTCTACACCGGAGCAAGCAAAGGAAATGGCTGCTCATGCTGACGGTGTGATCGTCGGCTCTGCCATCGTCAAGCTCTGCGCCAAATATGGCAGGGACTGCGTTCCTTACATCAAAGACTATGTCGCAAGCATGAAGGACGCTATCCGATAG
- the pta gene encoding phosphate acetyltransferase, protein MEERKNFGFGVLIDILKKNPKTIVLTEGTDPRILEASSRLLASNFLHPILVGDPDKIYEVAEESGFNIRGSEIINPRNFDRMDEMVEMFCELRKSKGVTPEQAREILYQNNYFGTMLVKMGIADSLLGGATYSTADTVRPALQLIKTRPGNTLVSSCFILVRPFATGGNEVFAMGDCGINIKPNEDELVEIAEETVRCARIFGVDPKVAFLSYSTYGSGKGEDVDKMRNAARKTKERNPDLPISGEIQFDAAVSPRVAKKKCPQSEVAGNANTFIFPDINAGNIGYKIAQRMGNFSAYGPILLGLNSPINDLSRGCTADEVYSMAIITAALADNKDA, encoded by the coding sequence GTGGAAGAACGTAAAAATTTTGGTTTCGGTGTATTGATCGATATTTTGAAGAAAAATCCAAAAACAATTGTTTTGACTGAAGGTACTGATCCCCGTATTCTGGAAGCATCTTCAAGACTTCTTGCAAGTAACTTCCTGCATCCGATTCTTGTAGGAGATCCTGATAAGATTTATGAAGTTGCAGAGGAAAGCGGTTTTAATATAAGAGGTTCCGAGATCATTAATCCAAGGAATTTTGATCGTATGGATGAGATGGTCGAGATGTTCTGTGAACTCAGAAAGAGCAAGGGCGTGACACCGGAACAGGCAAGAGAGATCCTGTATCAGAATAACTATTTTGGTACTATGCTTGTTAAGATGGGAATTGCAGATTCACTTCTTGGCGGTGCTACATATTCAACAGCAGATACAGTAAGACCTGCTTTACAGCTGATCAAGACCAGACCGGGCAACACACTGGTTTCATCCTGTTTCATTCTGGTACGTCCATTTGCAACAGGTGGTAATGAAGTGTTCGCTATGGGTGACTGCGGTATCAACATCAAGCCAAACGAAGATGAGCTGGTTGAGATCGCAGAGGAGACGGTTCGTTGTGCAAGAATCTTCGGTGTAGATCCAAAGGTTGCATTCTTAAGCTATTCAACCTATGGTTCCGGTAAGGGCGAAGATGTGGATAAGATGAGAAATGCAGCAAGAAAGACAAAGGAGCGTAACCCGGATCTTCCGATCTCCGGTGAGATCCAGTTCGATGCAGCCGTATCACCTAGAGTTGCAAAGAAGAAATGTCCACAGTCAGAGGTTGCAGGAAATGCAAATACCTTTATCTTCCCTGATATCAATGCAGGAAATATCGGTTATAAGATCGCACAGAGAATGGGTAACTTCTCAGCATATGGCCCGATCCTGTTAGGACTTAATTCTCCTATCAACGATCTGTCCAGAGGATGTACAGCAGATGAGGTTTATTCTATGGCGATCATCACAGCGGCATTAGCAGATAATAAAGATGCATAA
- the trpC gene encoding indole-3-glycerol phosphate synthase TrpC: protein MILDEIAAKTKERIARCKEQISFEEMKAKALAIVEKETENGTKPYTVFPFRDNLAKPGISFICEVKKASPSKGLIAPDFPYIEIAKEYEAAGASAISVLTEPFYFQGSNEYLTAIHEAVSTPILRKDFTVDPYMIYEAKVIGASAILLICAILTDEQLKSYYELATSLGLSVLVEAHDEEEVRRAIAIGADIIGVNNRDLKTFIVDIMNSVRLRTLIPDSINGKPVVYVSESGIRTPEDIDRLKGNGTDAVLIGETFMRSPDKKAAFAWLRGEAIG, encoded by the coding sequence ATGATCTTAGATGAAATAGCAGCAAAAACAAAAGAACGGATTGCCAGATGCAAAGAGCAGATCTCATTTGAAGAAATGAAGGCAAAAGCTCTTGCAATCGTAGAAAAGGAAACAGAGAACGGAACAAAACCTTATACCGTTTTTCCTTTCCGTGACAATCTGGCAAAGCCGGGAATATCCTTTATCTGCGAAGTAAAAAAGGCTTCTCCTTCCAAAGGACTGATCGCACCGGATTTCCCATATATCGAGATTGCGAAAGAATATGAAGCCGCCGGTGCATCCGCCATATCCGTGCTGACCGAACCATTTTATTTTCAGGGAAGCAACGAATATCTGACAGCGATCCATGAAGCAGTATCCACTCCGATCCTGCGGAAGGATTTCACCGTCGATCCTTATATGATCTACGAGGCAAAAGTGATCGGTGCCTCTGCGATCCTTCTGATCTGTGCGATCCTTACCGACGAACAGCTCAAAAGCTATTACGAGCTTGCAACAAGTCTTGGCCTGTCCGTTCTGGTAGAAGCACACGATGAAGAGGAAGTCAGACGTGCGATCGCGATCGGTGCAGATATCATCGGTGTGAATAACCGTGATCTGAAAACCTTCATCGTTGACATCATGAACAGTGTAAGACTTCGGACGTTGATCCCGGATTCGATAAACGGAAAACCGGTCGTCTATGTATCCGAAAGCGGCATCCGCACACCGGAGGACATCGACCGTTTAAAGGGAAATGGCACAGATGCAGTATTGATCGGAGAAACCTTTATGCGAAGCCCTGATAAGAAAGCCGCATTTGCATGGTTACGGGGTGAAGCTATAGGATAG
- a CDS encoding aminodeoxychorismate/anthranilate synthase component II, whose translation MILLIDNYDSFSYNLYQLVGKINPDIKVIRNDEYTCQEIEAMNPDKIIISPGPGRPSDAGICEEAISYFAGKVPILGVCLGHQAICETYGATITYAKKLMHGKMSVANVDINCKLFKGLQKRIEVARYHSLAASEENFPDVLTVIARTDDDEIMAVKHKDYEIYGVQFHPESILTPKGTIILRNFLEA comes from the coding sequence ATGATATTACTGATCGATAATTATGACAGCTTTTCCTACAATCTGTATCAGCTTGTAGGAAAGATCAATCCTGACATCAAAGTGATACGAAATGACGAATATACCTGTCAGGAGATTGAAGCAATGAATCCGGATAAGATCATCATTTCACCGGGTCCCGGAAGACCTTCCGATGCAGGTATCTGCGAAGAAGCCATCTCCTATTTTGCCGGCAAGGTTCCGATCCTTGGTGTCTGTCTCGGACATCAGGCAATCTGTGAAACCTACGGTGCAACGATCACATACGCCAAAAAGCTGATGCATGGCAAAATGTCCGTTGCAAATGTCGACATCAACTGCAAACTGTTCAAGGGACTTCAAAAAAGGATCGAGGTTGCCAGATATCATTCCCTTGCCGCTTCCGAAGAAAACTTCCCGGATGTTCTTACCGTTATCGCCAGAACCGATGATGATGAGATCATGGCAGTCAAACACAAAGATTATGAAATATATGGTGTCCAGTTCCATCCGGAATCGATTCTGACACCAAAAGGAACGATCATCTTACGAAACTTTTTAGAGGCGTAA